One window of the Pseudomonas lurida genome contains the following:
- the ahpF gene encoding alkyl hydroperoxide reductase subunit F: MLDANLKAQLKSYLERVTQPIEIVASLDDGAKSQEMLALLQDVVSLTTLITLKTDGDDARKPSFSINRPGADISLRFAGIPMGHEFTSLVLALLQVGGHPSKASVEVIEQIRALKGEFSFETYFSLSCQNCPDVVQALNLMAVLNPNIRHVAIDGALFQAEVDERQIMAVPSVYLNGVNFGQGRMGLEEILAKLDTSGIEKAAEKISAKDAFDVLVVGGGPAGSAAAIYAARKGIRTGVAAERFGGQVLDTMSIENFISVQETEGPKLASALEAHVRQYDVDIMNLQRASSLIPAKNAGDLHEIRFESGATLKSKTVILATGARWREMGVPGEQEYKAKGVCFCPHCDGPLFKGKRVAVIGGGNSGVEAAIDLAGIVSHVTLLEFDSKLRADAVLQRKLYSLPNVDVITSALTSEVKGDGQKVTGLAYKDRDSGEFKTLDLEGIFVQIGLLPNTDWLKGTVELTPRGEIIVDARGETSLPGVFAAGDVTTVPYKQIVIAVGEGAKASLSAFDHLIRTSAPA; encoded by the coding sequence ATGTTGGACGCCAATCTTAAAGCTCAGTTGAAGTCATACCTGGAACGGGTCACCCAGCCGATCGAGATCGTCGCCTCCCTCGACGACGGTGCGAAATCCCAGGAAATGCTTGCCCTCTTGCAGGATGTTGTCAGCCTCACCACGCTGATTACCCTGAAAACCGATGGTGATGATGCGCGTAAGCCTTCGTTCTCCATCAACCGCCCGGGTGCCGATATCAGCCTGCGTTTTGCCGGCATCCCCATGGGCCATGAATTCACTTCGTTGGTGCTGGCCCTGCTGCAAGTTGGTGGCCACCCGTCGAAGGCCAGTGTCGAAGTGATTGAACAGATCCGCGCCCTCAAAGGCGAGTTCAGCTTCGAGACCTACTTCTCGCTGTCTTGCCAGAACTGCCCGGACGTGGTCCAGGCGCTGAACCTGATGGCTGTGCTCAACCCCAACATCCGCCACGTCGCCATCGACGGCGCGCTGTTCCAGGCTGAAGTCGACGAACGCCAGATCATGGCGGTGCCAAGCGTGTACCTCAATGGTGTGAACTTCGGCCAGGGCCGCATGGGCCTGGAAGAAATCCTCGCGAAGCTCGACACCAGCGGTATCGAAAAAGCCGCCGAGAAAATCAGCGCCAAAGACGCCTTTGATGTCCTCGTCGTCGGCGGTGGCCCAGCCGGTTCGGCGGCAGCGATCTATGCCGCACGCAAAGGTATCCGCACCGGCGTCGCTGCCGAGCGGTTCGGCGGGCAGGTGCTGGACACCATGTCGATCGAGAACTTTATCTCGGTACAGGAAACCGAAGGCCCGAAACTGGCCAGCGCCCTGGAAGCTCATGTACGCCAGTACGACGTGGACATCATGAACCTGCAGCGCGCCAGTAGCTTGATCCCGGCGAAAAACGCCGGTGACCTGCACGAAATTCGTTTTGAGAGCGGTGCGACCCTCAAGTCCAAGACCGTGATCCTGGCTACCGGTGCCCGCTGGAGAGAAATGGGTGTGCCGGGCGAGCAGGAATACAAGGCCAAGGGTGTTTGCTTCTGCCCGCACTGCGACGGTCCGCTGTTCAAAGGCAAGCGTGTCGCGGTGATCGGCGGCGGTAACTCCGGCGTCGAAGCCGCCATCGACCTGGCCGGTATCGTCAGCCACGTGACCCTGCTCGAGTTCGACAGCAAGCTGCGCGCCGACGCTGTTTTGCAGCGCAAGCTCTACAGCCTGCCTAACGTCGACGTGATCACCAGTGCGCTGACCAGTGAAGTGAAAGGCGATGGCCAGAAAGTCACCGGCCTGGCGTACAAGGATCGCGACAGCGGCGAGTTCAAGACCCTCGATCTGGAAGGGATCTTTGTACAGATCGGTTTGCTGCCAAACACCGACTGGCTCAAAGGCACCGTAGAGCTGACACCGCGCGGCGAGATCATCGTCGATGCCCGTGGCGAGACGTCACTGCCCGGCGTATTTGCTGCCGGTGACGTCACGACGGTGCCGTACAAGCAGATCGTGATCGCGGTGGGTGAGGGTGCCAAGGCTTCCTTGAGTGCTTTCGATCACCTGATCCGTACCTCTGCGCCTGCATAA
- the hppD gene encoding 4-hydroxyphenylpyruvate dioxygenase codes for MADLYENPMGLMGFEFIEFASPTPGTLEPIFEIMGFTKVATHRSKNVHLYRQGEINLILNNEPNSIASYFAAEHGPSVCGMAFRVKDSQKAYNRALELGAQPIHIETGPMELNLPAIKGIGGAPLYLIDRFGEGSSIYDIDFVYLDGVERHPQGAGLKVIDHLTHNVYRGRMAYWASFYEKLFNFREARYFDIKGEYTGLTSKAMSAPDGMIRIPLNEESSKGAGQIEEFLMQFNGEGIQHVAFLTDDLVKTWDALKNIGMRFMTAPPDTYYEMLEGRLPNHGEPVDQLQARGILLDGSSIEGDKRLLLQIFSETLMGPVFFEFIQRKGDDGFGEGNFKALFESIERDQVRRGVLTAE; via the coding sequence ATGGCAGATCTATACGAAAACCCAATGGGCCTGATGGGCTTTGAATTCATCGAGTTCGCGTCGCCGACGCCGGGCACCCTGGAGCCGATCTTCGAGATCATGGGCTTTACCAAGGTCGCGACCCACCGTTCCAAGAACGTGCACCTGTACCGCCAGGGCGAGATCAACCTGATCCTCAACAACGAACCCAACAGCATCGCCTCCTACTTTGCGGCCGAACACGGCCCCTCGGTGTGCGGCATGGCGTTCCGCGTCAAGGACTCGCAAAAAGCCTACAACCGTGCCCTGGAGCTGGGCGCGCAGCCGATCCACATCGAAACCGGCCCGATGGAACTGAACCTGCCGGCGATCAAGGGCATCGGCGGTGCGCCGCTGTACCTCATCGACCGTTTTGGCGAAGGCAGCTCTATCTACGACATCGACTTCGTGTACCTCGACGGCGTAGAACGCCACCCGCAGGGCGCAGGCCTGAAGGTCATCGACCACCTGACCCACAACGTCTATCGCGGCCGCATGGCCTACTGGGCCAGCTTCTACGAGAAACTGTTCAACTTCCGCGAAGCGCGCTACTTCGATATCAAGGGCGAGTACACCGGCCTGACCTCCAAGGCCATGAGTGCACCGGATGGCATGATCCGCATCCCGTTGAACGAAGAGTCGTCCAAGGGTGCCGGGCAGATCGAAGAGTTCCTGATGCAGTTCAACGGCGAGGGCATCCAGCACGTGGCTTTCCTCACCGACGACCTGGTCAAGACCTGGGACGCGTTGAAGAACATCGGCATGCGCTTCATGACCGCGCCGCCCGACACCTACTACGAAATGCTCGAAGGCCGCCTGCCAAACCACGGCGAGCCGGTGGATCAGTTGCAGGCACGCGGTATCCTGCTGGACGGTTCTTCCATCGAAGGCGACAAGCGCCTGCTGCTGCAGATCTTCTCGGAAACCCTGATGGGCCCGGTGTTCTTCGAATTCATCCAGCGCAAGGGCGATGATGGGTTCGGCGAGGGCAACTTCAAGGCGCTGTTCGAGTCCATCGAGCGCGACCAGGTGCGTCGTGGTGTGTTGACCGCCGAGTAA
- the rarD gene encoding EamA family transporter RarD, translating into MSKGVVLSVLASVLFAVMYYFTSLLTPLSGLEIFGWRMLLTVPCMTVFMIVSGEWRRVWELVRMLAGSPRLIAGVLLSSALLGVQLWLFMWAPLNGRSLDVSVGYFLLPLTMVLTGRLVWGEQLSYLQRIAVFLAALGVVNELYQAGGFSWATLVVIIGYPVYFIVRKYLKTDHLGGLWLDMALMLPVAWWFVQSGEQGFAVMEAHPKLYALIPMLGLISASALVSYIIASRLLAFSLFGLLSYVEPVLLLGVALILGEGIKGGEWLTYIPIWLAVMVLVFEGFKHLVRQRKA; encoded by the coding sequence GTGTCTAAAGGTGTTGTGTTATCGGTCTTGGCCTCGGTGCTGTTTGCCGTGATGTATTACTTCACATCATTGCTCACTCCATTGAGCGGCCTGGAGATTTTCGGCTGGCGCATGTTGCTCACTGTGCCGTGCATGACGGTCTTCATGATCGTCAGCGGCGAATGGCGGCGCGTGTGGGAGCTGGTACGCATGCTGGCGGGCAGTCCGCGCCTGATTGCGGGTGTGCTGCTCTCTTCTGCCTTGCTCGGCGTGCAGCTGTGGCTGTTCATGTGGGCGCCGCTGAACGGGCGCAGTCTGGATGTGTCGGTCGGTTACTTCCTGTTGCCACTGACCATGGTGCTGACGGGGCGCCTGGTATGGGGCGAGCAGCTGTCCTACTTGCAACGAATCGCAGTATTTCTTGCAGCCCTTGGGGTGGTCAACGAGCTGTATCAGGCTGGCGGTTTCTCCTGGGCAACGCTGGTGGTGATCATCGGCTACCCGGTCTATTTCATCGTGCGCAAATACCTCAAGACCGACCACCTGGGCGGTCTCTGGCTGGACATGGCGCTGATGCTGCCGGTGGCCTGGTGGTTCGTGCAGAGCGGTGAGCAAGGCTTTGCGGTCATGGAGGCCCACCCGAAGCTGTACGCGTTGATCCCCATGCTGGGCTTGATCAGCGCGTCGGCGCTGGTGAGCTACATCATCGCCAGTCGGTTGCTCGCGTTCAGCCTGTTCGGACTGCTCAGCTACGTCGAGCCTGTGCTGTTGCTAGGCGTGGCATTGATCCTGGGCGAGGGGATCAAGGGCGGCGAATGGCTGACCTACATCCCGATCTGGCTGGCGGTGATGGTGCTGGTGTTTGAAGGATTCAAGCATTTGGTGCGCCAGCGCAAGGCCTGA
- a CDS encoding histone-like nucleoid-structuring protein, MvaT/MvaU family, with product MSRLAEFRAAEKALQEQLAQLESLKNDAGLKKEIEFEEKLQALMKSYGKGLRDIISILDPNPGKSSAAAATAPKQRRARVVKVYQNPHTGELIETKGGNHRGLKAWKEQYGAATVDSWLRG from the coding sequence TTGTCCAGACTCGCCGAATTTCGCGCAGCAGAAAAAGCCCTTCAAGAGCAGCTTGCCCAGCTGGAATCCCTGAAGAACGACGCCGGCCTGAAGAAAGAAATCGAATTCGAAGAAAAGCTTCAAGCCCTGATGAAAAGCTATGGCAAAGGCCTGCGCGATATCATTTCCATCCTTGATCCGAACCCGGGCAAGTCCAGCGCTGCTGCCGCTACCGCACCCAAACAGCGCCGCGCTCGCGTGGTCAAGGTTTACCAGAACCCACACACCGGTGAGCTGATCGAAACCAAAGGCGGCAACCACCGTGGCCTCAAGGCCTGGAAAGAACAGTACGGCGCCGCCACTGTAGATTCCTGGCTTCGCGGCTGA
- a CDS encoding EAL domain-containing protein: MPLTVNGPRKRATRYLITSLSVLLPIALGVVILHWQAERTLEQNTAQTAQEAVRQFDLMLDNTALAAQALLPLAGQPCDNSAKLALREQVTRRPFVRATTLSWQKNIYCSSLFGSDYESPVNPDDYVDGRLWLMNGNPVTPDTALLVYRLVDGDKAAFASIDGYHLTNALRLISRFAHLVLQVGPNWLGADGKVHDTAVPTFAVAHHHLASERYHYSVDAGMPAGEVWRYMRSRYPAVFSLVVFFGVLAGVLAHWLQKRSSAPTHELQRALGANEFIPYFQPVVRGDTREWAGCEVLMRWQHPKEGLVRPDLFIPLAEHSGLIVPMTRALLRQTATQLAPHAARFRPGFHIGVNITARHCQDLALVDDCREFLAAFPVGQVTLVLELTERELIEPTDITRRLFDALHQLGVMIAIDDFGTGHSSLGYLRNFNVDYLKIDQSFVAMIGADALSRHILDSIIELSGKLDLGIVAEGVETTQQCEYLAAQGVDFLQGYLFGKPLPCDEFIKSLSRH, translated from the coding sequence ATGCCCCTGACCGTCAACGGCCCGCGAAAACGCGCCACTCGTTACTTGATCACGTCACTCAGTGTGTTGCTACCCATTGCGCTCGGGGTGGTCATTCTGCATTGGCAGGCCGAACGCACACTGGAACAAAATACCGCCCAGACTGCCCAGGAGGCGGTGCGCCAGTTCGACCTGATGCTCGACAACACCGCCCTCGCCGCCCAGGCCTTGCTGCCGTTGGCGGGCCAACCCTGCGATAACAGCGCGAAACTGGCCCTGCGCGAACAAGTCACGCGTCGGCCGTTCGTGCGTGCAACGACCTTGTCCTGGCAAAAAAATATCTACTGCAGCTCGCTGTTTGGCAGCGACTACGAATCACCGGTCAACCCGGACGATTACGTGGACGGGCGGTTATGGTTGATGAATGGCAACCCGGTGACGCCGGACACCGCACTCCTGGTTTACCGACTGGTAGACGGTGACAAAGCCGCTTTTGCGTCGATTGACGGTTACCACCTCACTAATGCGCTGCGCCTGATCAGCCGGTTCGCCCACTTGGTACTGCAGGTCGGCCCGAATTGGCTGGGCGCCGATGGCAAAGTGCATGACACCGCAGTACCGACGTTTGCCGTGGCCCATCATCACTTGGCGTCCGAACGCTATCACTACAGCGTCGATGCAGGCATGCCTGCCGGTGAAGTGTGGCGTTACATGCGATCCCGATACCCAGCGGTGTTCAGCCTGGTGGTGTTCTTCGGCGTGCTGGCGGGCGTGCTTGCACATTGGTTGCAAAAGCGCTCTTCGGCGCCGACTCACGAACTGCAACGGGCGTTGGGGGCCAATGAGTTCATCCCGTATTTCCAGCCGGTGGTGCGGGGTGATACGCGCGAGTGGGCAGGATGCGAAGTGCTGATGCGTTGGCAACACCCCAAGGAAGGCTTGGTGCGCCCCGACTTGTTTATCCCCCTGGCCGAACATTCAGGCCTGATCGTGCCGATGACGCGTGCGCTGCTGCGCCAGACCGCCACGCAACTGGCGCCCCATGCGGCGCGATTCCGCCCTGGCTTTCATATTGGCGTGAATATCACCGCACGCCACTGCCAGGATTTGGCGCTGGTGGACGACTGCCGTGAGTTTCTCGCGGCCTTTCCCGTCGGCCAGGTAACCCTGGTGCTGGAGTTGACCGAGCGTGAGTTGATCGAGCCCACCGACATCACCCGTCGCCTGTTCGACGCCTTGCACCAACTGGGGGTGATGATCGCCATTGATGACTTTGGTACCGGCCATTCCAGCCTGGGCTACTTGCGTAACTTCAATGTGGACTACTTGAAGATCGACCAGAGTTTTGTCGCCATGATCGGTGCCGATGCACTATCACGGCATATTCTGGACAGCATCATAGAACTGTCCGGCAAGCTTGACTTGGGCATCGTTGCAGAGGGTGTGGAAACCACGCAACAGTGCGAATACCTGGCGGCTCAAGGCGTGGATTTCCTGCAGGGCTACCTGTTCGGAAAGCCTTTACCCTGCGATGAATTTATTAAATCCCTGAGCCGCCATTGA
- the gloA gene encoding lactoylglutathione lyase has product MSLHELNTFPGVTAQPDTATAHFVFNHTMLRVKDITKSLDFYTRVLGFSLVEKRDFPEAEFSLYFLALVDKSQIPADAAERTQWMKSIPGILELTHNHGTENDADFAYHNGNTDPRGFGHICISVPDIVAACERFEALGCDFQKRLTDGRMKSLAFIKDPDAYWVEIIQPAPM; this is encoded by the coding sequence ATGAGCCTGCACGAACTGAACACTTTCCCGGGCGTCACCGCCCAACCTGACACCGCCACCGCCCACTTCGTGTTCAACCACACCATGCTACGGGTCAAGGACATCACCAAGTCGCTGGACTTCTACACCCGCGTCCTGGGCTTTTCCCTGGTTGAAAAACGTGACTTCCCGGAAGCCGAATTCAGCCTGTACTTCCTGGCCCTGGTGGACAAGTCCCAGATCCCCGCTGACGCCGCCGAGCGTACCCAGTGGATGAAGTCGATCCCCGGCATCCTGGAGTTGACCCACAACCACGGCACCGAAAACGACGCCGACTTCGCCTACCACAACGGCAACACCGACCCGCGCGGCTTTGGCCATATCTGCATCTCGGTGCCGGATATCGTTGCGGCGTGTGAGCGTTTCGAAGCCCTGGGCTGCGACTTCCAGAAGCGCCTGACCGACGGCCGCATGAAGAGCCTGGCGTTCATCAAGGACCCGGATGCGTACTGGGTTGAAATCATTCAGCCAGCGCCGATGTAA
- a CDS encoding DMT family transporter produces MHSPSDRIIYVKLAAVTMIWGGTFVAGRYLTGALDPLLAASLRFVLASLALLAFMGCARIALSRPSLRQMGQLAILGFFGIFFYNLCFFYGLQFINASRASLIVALNPAVIGLASWWLFKERLGAIKVIGIAFCLAGAAVVIVSRNPQVLNPATQTWRGDLLIFGCVVGWGVYSLCSRGLNQSLGPLQTVTWSILLGTLMLILTTLVLGRMTSEAIGSLHLPQVLSLAYLGVLGSALAYIGYYDGIRRIGATRSGVFIALNPLTAVICGALLLDEQLTLPMLVGGGVILLGIYLCNKPLARGRAMGI; encoded by the coding sequence GTGCATTCACCCTCGGATCGCATCATTTATGTGAAGTTGGCCGCCGTCACCATGATCTGGGGCGGCACCTTCGTGGCCGGTCGCTATTTGACCGGTGCACTCGACCCCTTGCTGGCGGCAAGCCTGCGGTTCGTACTGGCGAGCCTGGCCCTGCTGGCATTCATGGGGTGCGCCCGTATTGCCTTGTCCCGCCCCAGTCTTCGACAGATGGGGCAACTGGCGATACTGGGTTTCTTTGGCATCTTTTTCTACAACCTGTGTTTTTTCTATGGGTTGCAGTTCATCAACGCGTCGCGGGCCTCATTGATCGTGGCGTTGAACCCGGCGGTGATCGGGCTGGCCTCCTGGTGGTTGTTCAAGGAGCGCCTGGGTGCCATCAAGGTGATCGGTATCGCCTTTTGCCTGGCCGGCGCCGCCGTGGTGATTGTCAGTCGTAACCCGCAGGTGCTGAACCCAGCAACCCAGACCTGGCGTGGAGATCTGTTGATCTTCGGGTGCGTCGTGGGGTGGGGCGTCTACTCGCTGTGTTCCCGTGGGCTGAATCAGAGCCTCGGCCCGTTGCAGACGGTCACCTGGTCGATACTGCTGGGTACCCTGATGCTCATCCTCACCACACTGGTCCTGGGGCGAATGACGTCTGAGGCCATTGGCAGCCTGCATTTACCGCAGGTGCTGAGCCTGGCGTACCTGGGCGTGCTGGGCTCGGCACTCGCCTATATCGGCTATTACGATGGCATCCGGCGTATCGGGGCGACGCGCTCCGGGGTGTTTATCGCGCTTAATCCACTCACGGCGGTGATCTGTGGCGCACTGCTGCTCGACGAACAGTTGACCCTACCGATGCTGGTGGGCGGCGGGGTGATCCTGCTGGGCATCTACCTGTGCAACAAACCCCTTGCACGGGGCAGGGCAATGGGGATTTGA
- a CDS encoding DUF4946 domain-containing protein has translation MIELRKPLLSVVCLLLASPLAMAADPEIHWPSGWQIEEVVADGEAPVAPRPVSRQRAIKNDENGATLMVIELTGTPIETGHKVNLQGVLLEMRKSIQKDFAQGGYQSVCSKMRPTTLSRLEALETTCVVTENGRHVLSQTLVGAVDTDKAYVFSYAGQAAAYEASKDEVSSVRDSLKL, from the coding sequence ATGATCGAACTTCGTAAACCGCTGTTGAGCGTCGTGTGTTTGCTGTTGGCCAGCCCCCTGGCCATGGCGGCCGACCCCGAGATTCATTGGCCCAGCGGCTGGCAGATCGAAGAGGTCGTGGCTGACGGTGAGGCGCCAGTAGCGCCACGGCCCGTGTCTCGGCAGCGAGCAATCAAGAATGATGAAAATGGCGCGACCCTGATGGTCATCGAATTGACCGGCACGCCGATTGAAACGGGCCACAAGGTTAATCTCCAGGGGGTATTGCTGGAGATGCGCAAGTCCATCCAGAAAGACTTTGCCCAGGGAGGGTATCAAAGTGTGTGCAGCAAGATGCGCCCTACAACATTGAGCCGCCTTGAAGCGCTGGAAACTACTTGCGTGGTTACCGAGAACGGGCGTCACGTGCTTTCACAAACATTGGTCGGGGCGGTTGATACCGATAAGGCCTATGTTTTTTCATACGCGGGGCAGGCCGCTGCGTACGAAGCCAGCAAGGATGAAGTCAGTTCGGTGCGCGATAGCCTGAAACTTTAA
- a CDS encoding LysR family transcriptional regulator → MTLTQLEIFSLVAELQGFTSAAHRLGISQSAVSHAIKGLEQELGVALFRRHQAHVELSDIGTQLLGRARAMLGLANTLQQEAADARGMKRGTLRIGSFGPTASTYLLPKILSCFRLEYPGIEVHVDEGPDRQVIHWLDERRIDIGFVVLEQERFDTFAVFEDQMVALLPADHRLATCEHVSLKDLCSDPFALTEAGSAELVVRLFNEARLTPNVRYRCSQLLSTLETVSRGDAVSVVAQASLPAGRDSRYVQRALAPRVSRRVGLAVLDRRQSSPAALAFIRIAQGLEL, encoded by the coding sequence ATGACCCTGACCCAACTCGAAATTTTCTCGCTGGTTGCCGAACTGCAGGGTTTTACCAGTGCAGCTCACCGCCTTGGTATCAGCCAGTCGGCGGTGTCCCACGCGATCAAAGGCCTGGAACAGGAACTGGGAGTGGCGTTGTTCAGGCGCCACCAGGCCCACGTGGAGCTTAGCGATATTGGCACGCAGCTACTGGGGCGCGCACGAGCGATGCTGGGGCTGGCCAATACCCTGCAACAGGAAGCGGCGGACGCGCGCGGCATGAAACGCGGGACCCTGCGAATCGGCTCATTCGGCCCGACCGCCTCGACCTACCTGCTGCCGAAGATCCTCAGCTGTTTTCGCCTCGAATACCCTGGCATCGAAGTGCATGTGGACGAGGGGCCCGACAGGCAAGTGATCCATTGGCTTGACGAGCGCCGGATTGATATTGGTTTTGTGGTGCTGGAGCAGGAGCGCTTCGATACCTTCGCGGTGTTCGAGGATCAGATGGTGGCGCTGCTGCCGGCCGATCACAGGCTGGCAACCTGCGAACACGTGAGCCTCAAGGATCTGTGCAGCGACCCTTTCGCGCTGACGGAGGCCGGCTCCGCTGAACTGGTGGTACGCCTGTTCAATGAGGCGCGGCTGACCCCGAATGTGCGTTATCGCTGCTCGCAATTGCTGAGTACCCTGGAAACCGTAAGCCGCGGGGATGCAGTAAGCGTAGTGGCGCAGGCATCGTTGCCTGCTGGGCGCGATTCGCGCTACGTGCAGCGCGCGCTGGCACCCCGCGTGTCGCGCCGGGTTGGCCTGGCGGTTCTGGATCGGCGCCAGTCTTCGCCAGCGGCGCTCGCGTTTATACGTATCGCCCAAGGACTGGAACTGTAG